A single window of Jiangella alkaliphila DNA harbors:
- the pip gene encoding prolyl aminopeptidase, whose product MEPYAHGLLDAGDGHRVYWEECGNPDGRPAVVLHGGPGSGCTPAHRSLFDPALYRVVLLDQRGCGRSTPRVLDHHADLSANHTWALVGDLERLREHLGIDRWLVLGGSWGSTLGLAYAQAHPDRVTAMVLTSVALLRPADDDWLYGGGAGRFFPEAWAGFSAPAPRATGAAAVFDAYHRLLHDPDPAVRDGAVAAWCAWEAATLSLHPDPHAAEAFADPRFAATFVRLALHYFRHGGWLAEDQLLRDAGRLRGIPGVLVAGRADVQTPIRAAWELARAWPDARLVVADGGHASTGGTVAAELRRATADLAG is encoded by the coding sequence ATGGAGCCGTACGCGCACGGCCTGCTCGACGCCGGCGACGGGCACCGCGTCTACTGGGAGGAGTGCGGCAACCCCGACGGCCGGCCCGCGGTCGTGCTGCACGGCGGACCGGGCAGCGGCTGCACGCCGGCGCACCGTTCCCTGTTCGACCCGGCGCTGTACCGCGTCGTGCTGCTCGACCAGCGCGGCTGCGGCCGCAGCACGCCGCGGGTCCTGGACCACCACGCCGACCTGTCCGCGAACCACACCTGGGCGCTGGTCGGCGACCTCGAGCGGCTGCGCGAGCACCTCGGTATCGACCGCTGGCTGGTGCTCGGCGGGTCGTGGGGCAGCACGCTGGGGCTGGCGTACGCGCAGGCCCACCCGGACCGCGTCACCGCGATGGTGCTGACCAGCGTCGCGCTGCTGCGTCCGGCCGACGACGACTGGCTCTACGGCGGCGGCGCCGGCCGGTTCTTCCCCGAGGCGTGGGCGGGGTTCAGCGCCCCAGCGCCGCGGGCGACTGGAGCCGCCGCGGTCTTCGACGCCTACCACCGGCTGCTGCACGACCCCGACCCCGCCGTCCGCGACGGTGCCGTCGCGGCCTGGTGCGCCTGGGAGGCGGCGACGCTGAGCCTGCACCCGGACCCGCACGCGGCCGAGGCGTTCGCCGACCCGCGGTTCGCGGCCACGTTCGTGCGGCTGGCCCTGCACTACTTCCGCCACGGCGGCTGGCTCGCGGAGGACCAGCTGCTGCGCGACGCCGGCCGGCTGCGCGGCATCCCGGGCGTCCTGGTGGCCGGCCGCGCCGACGTGCAGACGCCGATCCGCGCGGCGTGGGAGCTGGCCCGGGCCTGGCCCGACGCGCGGCTCGTCGTGGCCGACGGCGGGCACGCCTCCACCGGCGGGACGGTGGCCGCCGAGCTGCGCCGCGCCACCGCCGATCTCGCCGGCTGA
- a CDS encoding TrmB family transcriptional regulator codes for MDTSANVAGLVDLGLTSYEARAYVALAGRRDATPAEISRMASVPRQRAYDVLATLAERGLVVQVPGQAVRYRAQPPDHVTELLLAVRRRELDRLAQATTDLAGQLRPLFQAGQDHGHPFDYVEVLRDREHAVERVQQLWTEARHEVLTFVHPPYLGAATPTVAAVPPGIVQRSIYETSILDDPVMAERVRTWAALGEQIRLTTDLPLKLTIVDGRSVAFNMPDPAEGDGSVTTLVVQHEALAATLKIAFESLWSQSRTLEDVAAARSY; via the coding sequence ATGGACACGTCCGCGAACGTCGCCGGCCTGGTCGACCTGGGCCTGACCAGCTACGAAGCGCGGGCCTACGTCGCGCTCGCCGGCCGCCGCGACGCCACCCCCGCGGAGATCTCGCGCATGGCGTCCGTCCCGCGGCAGCGCGCTTACGACGTCCTGGCGACGCTGGCCGAGCGCGGGCTGGTGGTGCAGGTGCCCGGCCAGGCGGTCCGCTATCGGGCGCAGCCGCCCGACCACGTCACCGAGCTGCTGCTGGCCGTGCGCCGGCGCGAGCTGGACCGGCTGGCGCAGGCCACGACGGACCTCGCCGGCCAGCTGCGGCCGCTGTTCCAGGCCGGCCAGGACCACGGCCACCCCTTCGACTACGTCGAGGTGCTGCGCGACCGCGAGCACGCCGTCGAGCGGGTCCAGCAGCTGTGGACCGAGGCCCGGCACGAGGTGCTGACGTTCGTCCACCCGCCCTACCTGGGCGCGGCGACGCCGACGGTCGCCGCGGTGCCGCCGGGCATCGTGCAGCGCTCCATCTACGAGACGTCCATCCTCGACGACCCGGTCATGGCCGAGCGGGTGCGCACGTGGGCGGCGCTGGGCGAGCAGATCAGGCTGACCACCGACCTGCCGCTGAAGCTGACCATCGTCGACGGCCGGTCGGTGGCGTTCAACATGCCCGACCCCGCCGAGGGTGACGGCTCGGTGACGACCTTGGTCGTGCAGCACGAGGCGCTGGCAGCGACGCTGAAGATCGCGTTCGAGAGCCTGTGGTCGCAGTCGCGGACGCTCGAGGACGTCGCGGCGGCGCGCTCGTACTGA
- a CDS encoding SDR family oxidoreductase encodes MTDPVFLITGASRGIGAAVARRAAAAGYRLVLVGRTPGPLEALAGELGGPSRAVARTADVTDWTALTSVVAEAEERWGRLDAVLANAGASVVTSFLGDGGAPPEEWRDLVLTNVYGPALTARATLPALRRTQGHLLLTGSAAGRGVRPGNLYSATKWAVTGLAQAIRAECIGTGIRVTLLQPGLVDTESIPPSRANDPKLDADDVAAAVLYAVGQPPHVDVNEIIVRPVGQRN; translated from the coding sequence ATGACCGACCCGGTCTTCCTCATCACCGGCGCCTCGCGCGGCATCGGCGCGGCCGTCGCCCGCCGCGCCGCGGCCGCCGGCTACCGGCTCGTCCTGGTCGGCCGCACGCCCGGCCCGCTCGAGGCCCTGGCCGGCGAACTCGGCGGGCCGTCCCGCGCCGTCGCCCGCACCGCCGACGTCACCGACTGGACCGCGCTGACCAGCGTCGTCGCGGAGGCCGAGGAGCGGTGGGGACGCCTCGACGCCGTCCTCGCCAACGCCGGCGCGAGCGTCGTCACGTCCTTCCTGGGCGACGGCGGAGCGCCACCGGAGGAGTGGCGCGACCTCGTGCTGACGAACGTCTACGGCCCGGCGCTGACCGCCCGCGCGACCCTGCCGGCGTTGCGCCGAACGCAAGGCCACCTGCTGCTCACCGGATCCGCCGCCGGGCGTGGCGTCCGGCCCGGCAATCTGTACTCGGCCACCAAGTGGGCGGTCACCGGGCTGGCGCAGGCGATCCGCGCGGAGTGCATCGGCACCGGCATCCGGGTCACGCTGCTGCAACCGGGGCTCGTCGACACCGAGTCGATCCCGCCGAGCCGCGCGAACGACCCGAAACTGGACGCCGACGACGTCGCCGCGGCGGTGCTCTACGCGGTCGGGCAGCCGCCGCACGTGGACGTCAACGAGATCATCGTCCGGCCGGTCGGCCAGCGGAATTGA
- a CDS encoding CoA-binding protein — MSTHVNDAGTVRRLLTTPATWAVVGLSQNQERAAYGVARFVRDHLGMTIVPVNLRGEDTLGETGYKTLADVPGPVDVVDCFVNSRRVGEVVDDAIAEKERLGITAVWLQLGVIDEQAAERAKAAGLEVVMDTCPAIEAPRLGL, encoded by the coding sequence GTGAGCACGCATGTGAACGACGCCGGCACCGTCCGCCGCCTCCTGACCACCCCTGCCACCTGGGCGGTCGTCGGCCTGTCGCAGAACCAGGAGCGCGCGGCGTACGGGGTCGCCCGGTTCGTCCGCGACCACCTCGGCATGACGATCGTGCCGGTGAACCTGCGCGGCGAGGACACGCTGGGCGAGACCGGCTACAAGACGCTGGCCGACGTGCCGGGACCGGTCGACGTCGTGGACTGCTTCGTGAACAGCCGGCGGGTCGGCGAGGTGGTCGACGACGCCATCGCGGAGAAGGAGCGGCTCGGCATCACGGCCGTCTGGCTGCAGCTCGGGGTCATCGACGAACAGGCGGCGGAGCGGGCGAAGGCGGCCGGGCTGGAGGTCGTCATGGACACCTGCCCGGCCATCGAGGCGCCCCGCCTCGGCCTCTGA
- a CDS encoding ROK family transcriptional regulator, translated as MNDRSALELLLDAGPLTRVDLGRMTGLSKVTASQLLARLQDRDLVEVVGTRSAGRGPNAELYAVRPGCTYSIGVELNPDVAEAAVADVTGAVIGSVTAPVAAEITAVGGADSRRLVHDMALAAAAEAGITLAEVDDVVIGMPGVVDPSTGDIELSFDLPGWHRGMRDLLSADLGCDVTFENDVNLAAVAERSVGAGRDVDDMVLLWIGRGVGLAVVLSGHLHRGATGAAGEIGYLPMPGVPSPASVERPAKGAFQALVGAGAVDELAAEYGIPADGAAAAVRAALAGGGAAADGFLQAFSHRLALGVASVCTVVDPALVVVAGEVGAAGGVRLCEMVGDDVARIAPVNPRVVPTTVPGAPVLRGAVLTAVDHARQTLFASTE; from the coding sequence ATGAACGACCGCAGCGCGCTCGAGCTGTTGCTCGACGCCGGGCCGCTGACCCGGGTCGACCTCGGCCGCATGACCGGACTGTCCAAGGTGACCGCGTCGCAGCTGCTCGCGCGGCTGCAGGACCGCGACCTCGTCGAGGTCGTCGGCACCCGGTCGGCCGGCCGCGGCCCCAACGCCGAGCTGTACGCCGTCCGGCCCGGCTGCACCTACTCCATCGGCGTCGAGCTCAACCCCGACGTCGCCGAGGCCGCCGTCGCCGACGTCACCGGCGCGGTCATCGGCTCGGTGACGGCCCCGGTGGCGGCCGAGATCACCGCGGTGGGCGGCGCCGACTCGCGCCGGCTCGTGCACGACATGGCGCTGGCCGCGGCCGCCGAGGCCGGCATCACCCTCGCCGAGGTCGACGACGTCGTCATCGGCATGCCCGGTGTCGTCGACCCGTCGACCGGCGACATCGAGCTCTCCTTCGACCTCCCCGGCTGGCACCGCGGCATGCGCGACCTGCTCTCCGCCGACCTCGGCTGCGACGTCACGTTCGAGAACGACGTCAACCTGGCCGCCGTCGCCGAACGCTCGGTCGGCGCTGGTCGCGACGTCGACGACATGGTGCTGCTGTGGATTGGGCGTGGTGTCGGTCTCGCGGTCGTGCTCAGCGGTCACCTGCATCGCGGTGCGACCGGAGCGGCCGGCGAGATCGGCTACCTCCCGATGCCCGGCGTCCCGTCCCCGGCCAGCGTCGAACGGCCGGCGAAGGGCGCGTTCCAGGCGCTCGTCGGCGCCGGCGCGGTCGACGAGCTGGCGGCGGAGTACGGCATTCCGGCCGACGGCGCGGCCGCGGCGGTCCGGGCCGCGCTGGCCGGCGGTGGCGCCGCGGCGGACGGTTTCCTGCAGGCGTTCTCGCACCGGCTGGCGCTCGGTGTGGCGTCCGTGTGCACGGTGGTCGACCCGGCGCTGGTGGTCGTGGCCGGTGAGGTGGGGGCGGCGGGTGGGGTGCGGTTGTGCGAGATGGTCGGCGACGACGTCGCGCGCATCGCCCCGGTCAACCCCCGCGTCGTCCCCACGACCGTCCCCGGCGCCCCCGTCCTCCGCGGTGCCGTCCTGACCGCGGTCGATCACGCTCGTCAGACCCTCTTCGCGTCGACCGAGTAG
- a CDS encoding coiled-coil domain-containing protein has protein sequence MSAAFDVVGERVLVGVQVVDISRLSTHPVPMIGQGLVTVAGQGPKDSNGAGKSSFIAALSLLHADEQWKLASGAAGAAELLFTAELAAQEGRWSNVDRGYVIGVFAPPGSAPQDDAVTVWLRINRKAPYLDLRWTGGLHVPYGATESERAARVDELWAQLPRSNGRTDFHAGQLSRVLFGQNARCVSFLSTSVRSSQAANLLAQPLNDLPPHRIFDAIATLTGLDRELEHEQVLRSAEHRHRSEVEETERQIADWEGEVAVIEAGIARRLAARELLGDARTAWRSRCARHLLDGVERTAELRQALAELDDSEAALRQELDAVEDRLAALTDDDESARRFEAAQRKRNELIARDRELEAALLAATQHLDRLTTTQRQLLDEARAADGRTSDTAAAELAQARTALEEAIAAQAVARAAATEAARRVTAAESGDDVAAEQVERLRAAGLDAAALVDVVAVDPAERKVWEPRLSPYREAVVVGRKDAAKAAKALAGLPGSLLVLADGDRDLTTFLDAVAARAGKGAVVDEAAGVLAIGGFAEPITGQPARVAAAQEAHCELTTSLDAATAVVEQARTALARAETRAKAADAAQRADGLQDEIGDLRAANAERQEHRDALAPELTEAEAAYAHELGVHNSREERITSLRDTRKRLASTLRDKGTERLELIEERDGLALLDREKAWGDSPDAARRYLVELPDDLQARTTAAWDEDATRLTDEVAVRCFPPGTPPEELTAELRELLVTPNWSGAALETRVSLVAALLRALDGHLRDHEDHDRHQLKQIAEQRARRTADLDAARLGYGEAEQTVRAHRTSLAAGIKTMLRKVAAEFDRLDQEYGGYGAGLDYPEPEPPSEPDKPWRWTVSPKWRRAEGQRMSAYTLRSNTAQMDEKAVKLVCAAALARGGDRPLLLILDELGRNLGKQHRREAVALFERIGNDHNITVVGALQDDMERYAIEASGLYVKLRRRSDTMAYNEEPVVVGNDANSERVELLRSWMSSYRPGTLDVD, from the coding sequence GTGAGCGCAGCCTTCGACGTCGTCGGCGAGCGGGTGCTCGTCGGCGTCCAGGTCGTCGACATCTCCCGGCTGTCCACCCACCCGGTCCCGATGATCGGCCAGGGGCTGGTCACCGTCGCCGGACAGGGCCCGAAGGACTCCAACGGCGCCGGGAAGTCCTCGTTCATCGCCGCGCTGAGCCTGCTGCACGCCGACGAGCAGTGGAAGCTGGCCAGCGGCGCCGCCGGCGCGGCCGAGCTGCTGTTCACCGCCGAGCTGGCCGCCCAGGAGGGCCGCTGGTCCAACGTCGACCGCGGCTACGTCATCGGCGTGTTCGCGCCGCCCGGCAGCGCGCCGCAGGACGACGCCGTCACCGTCTGGCTGCGGATCAACCGTAAGGCGCCCTACCTCGACCTGCGCTGGACCGGCGGGCTGCACGTGCCGTACGGCGCGACGGAGTCCGAGCGGGCCGCGCGCGTCGACGAGCTGTGGGCGCAGCTGCCGCGCAGCAACGGCAGGACCGACTTCCACGCCGGCCAGCTGTCGCGGGTGCTGTTCGGCCAGAACGCGCGCTGCGTGTCGTTCCTGTCGACGTCGGTGCGGTCCAGCCAGGCGGCGAACCTGCTGGCCCAGCCGCTCAACGACCTCCCGCCGCACCGGATCTTCGACGCGATCGCCACGCTCACCGGGCTCGACCGCGAGCTGGAGCACGAGCAGGTGCTGCGCTCGGCCGAGCACCGGCACCGCAGCGAGGTCGAGGAGACCGAGCGGCAGATCGCCGACTGGGAGGGCGAGGTCGCCGTCATCGAGGCCGGCATCGCCCGCCGGCTCGCGGCCCGCGAGCTGCTCGGCGACGCCCGGACGGCGTGGCGGTCGCGGTGCGCGCGGCACCTGCTCGACGGCGTCGAGCGGACGGCCGAGCTGCGTCAGGCGCTGGCCGAGCTGGACGACTCCGAGGCAGCGCTGCGCCAGGAGCTCGACGCGGTCGAGGACCGGCTGGCGGCGCTGACCGACGACGACGAGTCCGCGCGCCGGTTCGAGGCGGCTCAGCGCAAGCGCAACGAGCTGATCGCCCGCGACCGCGAGCTGGAGGCGGCCCTGCTGGCCGCCACCCAGCACCTCGATCGTCTGACGACGACGCAGCGGCAGCTCCTCGACGAGGCACGCGCCGCCGACGGCCGCACGTCCGACACCGCAGCCGCGGAGCTGGCGCAGGCGCGGACCGCGCTGGAGGAGGCCATCGCGGCGCAGGCCGTCGCCCGGGCCGCGGCGACCGAGGCGGCCCGCCGCGTGACGGCGGCCGAGTCAGGCGACGACGTCGCAGCCGAGCAGGTCGAACGGCTGCGCGCGGCCGGTCTCGACGCCGCCGCGCTGGTCGACGTCGTCGCCGTCGACCCCGCCGAGCGGAAGGTCTGGGAGCCGCGGCTGTCCCCGTACCGCGAGGCCGTCGTGGTCGGCCGGAAGGACGCGGCCAAGGCGGCGAAGGCACTGGCCGGCCTGCCCGGATCGCTGCTGGTCCTGGCCGACGGCGACCGCGACCTCACGACGTTCCTCGACGCCGTCGCCGCCCGGGCCGGCAAGGGCGCCGTCGTCGACGAGGCCGCCGGCGTGCTGGCCATCGGCGGGTTCGCCGAGCCGATCACCGGTCAGCCGGCCCGCGTCGCCGCCGCGCAGGAGGCGCACTGCGAGCTGACCACGTCCCTCGACGCCGCGACCGCCGTGGTCGAGCAGGCCCGGACGGCGCTGGCCCGCGCCGAGACCCGGGCCAAGGCGGCCGACGCGGCGCAGCGGGCCGACGGTCTGCAGGACGAGATCGGCGACCTGCGCGCGGCCAACGCCGAACGTCAGGAGCACCGCGACGCGCTCGCCCCCGAGCTGACCGAGGCCGAGGCCGCGTACGCCCACGAGCTGGGCGTGCACAACTCGCGCGAGGAGCGCATCACCAGCCTGCGCGACACCCGCAAGCGGCTGGCGTCGACGCTGCGCGACAAGGGGACCGAGCGGCTGGAGCTGATCGAGGAGCGCGACGGCCTCGCCCTGCTGGACCGGGAGAAGGCCTGGGGCGACTCCCCCGACGCCGCCCGCCGCTACCTCGTCGAGCTGCCGGACGACCTGCAGGCCCGCACGACCGCCGCCTGGGACGAGGACGCCACCCGGCTGACGGACGAGGTCGCCGTCCGCTGCTTCCCGCCCGGCACGCCGCCGGAGGAGCTGACCGCGGAGCTGCGCGAGCTGCTCGTCACGCCGAACTGGTCCGGCGCGGCGCTGGAGACGCGGGTGTCGCTGGTCGCGGCGCTGCTCCGGGCGCTGGACGGCCACCTGCGCGACCACGAGGACCACGACCGGCACCAGCTCAAGCAGATCGCCGAGCAGCGAGCCCGGCGCACCGCCGACCTCGACGCCGCGCGGCTCGGGTACGGCGAGGCCGAGCAGACCGTCCGCGCGCACCGTACGTCGCTGGCGGCCGGCATCAAGACCATGCTCCGCAAGGTGGCCGCCGAGTTCGACCGCCTCGACCAGGAATACGGCGGCTACGGCGCCGGGCTGGACTACCCCGAGCCGGAGCCGCCGTCCGAGCCCGACAAGCCGTGGCGGTGGACCGTCAGCCCGAAGTGGCGGCGGGCCGAGGGCCAGCGGATGTCCGCGTACACGCTGCGCAGCAACACCGCCCAGATGGATGAGAAGGCGGTCAAGCTGGTCTGCGCCGCGGCGCTGGCCCGCGGCGGCGACCGGCCGCTGCTGCTGATCCTCGACGAGCTCGGCCGCAACCTCGGCAAGCAGCACCGCCGCGAGGCCGTCGCGCTGTTCGAGCGCATTGGCAACGACCACAACATCACCGTCGTCGGCGCGCTGCAGGACGACATGGAGCGCTACGCCATCGAGGCGTCCGGGCTCTACGTCAAGCTGCGGCGCCGCTCGGACACGATGGCCTACAACGAGGAGCCCGTGGTCGTCGGCAACGACGCCAACTCCGAGCGGGTCGAGCTGCTGCGCTCGTGGATGTCGTCCTACCGCCCCGGCACCCTCGACGTCGACTGA